From Paenibacillus polymyxa, the proteins below share one genomic window:
- the rplW gene encoding 50S ribosomal protein L23 — protein MKDPRDIIKRPIITERTAGMMNDLKYVFEVDIRSNKVEVKKAIEAIFNVKVSNVNTLRVPAKPKRYGRHSGYTSEWKKAFVTLSKDSKPLEFFETV, from the coding sequence ATGAAGGATCCTCGTGATATTATCAAGCGTCCGATTATCACCGAACGTACGGCTGGTATGATGAATGACTTGAAATATGTTTTCGAAGTTGATATTCGTTCCAACAAAGTCGAAGTTAAGAAAGCAATCGAAGCGATTTTTAACGTGAAAGTAAGTAACGTTAACACACTTCGTGTTCCTGCAAAACCAAAACGCTACGGACGTCATTCCGGCTATACGAGCGAGTGGAAAAAAGCGTTCGTAACGCTGAGCAAAGACAGTAAGCCGCTTGAGTTTTTTGAAACAGTATAA
- the rplB gene encoding 50S ribosomal protein L2, which translates to MPIKKYKPTSPARRAMSVSTFEEITTNQPEKSLLAPLSKQAGRNNQGKITVRHHGGGHKRKYRIIDFKRNKDGIPGRVATIEYDPNRTSNIALIHYVDGEKRYIIAPKGLKVGDVVVSGPDSDIKIGNSLPLENIPVGTVIHNIELKPGKGGQLVRAAGTEAQLLGKEEKYVTIRLTSGEVRRILKVCRATIGSVGNEDHELVKIGKAGRSRWLGQRPEVRGVVMNPNDHPHGGGEGRAPIGRKSPMSPWGKPTLGYKTRKKGKASDKYIVRRRTK; encoded by the coding sequence GTGCCAATTAAAAAGTATAAACCGACGTCCCCGGCCAGACGTGCAATGTCTGTATCTACTTTCGAGGAGATCACAACAAATCAGCCCGAGAAATCGTTGCTGGCACCTCTGAGCAAGCAAGCTGGACGTAATAACCAAGGTAAAATTACAGTTCGTCATCATGGCGGCGGACATAAACGTAAATACCGTATTATTGACTTCAAACGTAACAAAGATGGAATACCGGGCCGCGTTGCTACGATCGAATATGATCCAAACCGTACGTCCAACATCGCACTTATCCACTATGTGGATGGTGAAAAACGTTACATCATCGCTCCTAAAGGTCTGAAAGTAGGAGATGTAGTGGTATCCGGTCCGGACTCCGATATTAAAATCGGTAACTCCTTGCCATTGGAAAACATTCCAGTAGGTACGGTTATCCACAATATCGAATTGAAACCGGGTAAAGGTGGCCAACTTGTTCGTGCTGCTGGTACGGAAGCCCAACTTCTTGGTAAAGAAGAGAAGTATGTTACAATTCGTTTGACTTCTGGTGAAGTGCGTCGCATTCTGAAAGTTTGCCGTGCTACAATCGGATCTGTAGGTAACGAAGACCACGAGCTTGTTAAGATCGGTAAAGCTGGTCGTAGTCGTTGGTTGGGACAACGTCCTGAAGTTCGCGGTGTTGTTATGAACCCTAACGATCACCCACACGGTGGTGGTGAAGGTCGCGCTCCAATCGGACGTAAATCTCCAATGTCTCCATGGGGTAAACCAACCCTTGGTTACAAGACACGTAAAAAAGGCAAAGCATCTGATAAGTACATCGTTCGTCGTCGTACTAAGTAA
- the rpsS gene encoding 30S ribosomal protein S19 — MGRSLKKGPFIDGYLLKKVEVLNESDKKVVIKTWSRRSTIFPQFIGHTFGVYDGRKHVPVYVTEDMVGHKLGEFAPTRTYKGHTDDDKKTRR, encoded by the coding sequence ATGGGTCGCAGTCTCAAAAAAGGACCATTTATTGATGGTTACCTGTTGAAAAAAGTAGAGGTTTTGAACGAGTCTGACAAAAAAGTCGTGATCAAAACTTGGTCCCGTCGCTCTACAATTTTCCCGCAATTTATCGGACACACGTTTGGTGTATATGATGGTCGTAAACACGTGCCTGTATACGTAACGGAAGATATGGTTGGACACAAATTGGGCGAATTCGCTCCAACGCGTACGTACAAAGGCCATACGGATGACGATAAGAAAACAAGAAGATAA
- the rplV gene encoding 50S ribosomal protein L22 — protein MEAKAHAKSVRISARKVKLVIDLIRGKQVGEAIAILRHTPKSASPVVEKLLNSAIANADHNYSMDVNKLVVSEVFVNQGPTMKRFRPRAMGRASRINKRTSHITLVVSEK, from the coding sequence ATGGAAGCAAAAGCACATGCTAAATCCGTGCGGATTTCCGCTCGCAAAGTGAAACTTGTTATCGATTTGATTCGTGGCAAGCAGGTAGGTGAGGCGATTGCAATTCTTCGTCACACTCCGAAATCCGCTTCTCCAGTCGTTGAGAAATTGCTGAATTCTGCTATCGCAAATGCAGATCACAACTACTCCATGGACGTAAATAAATTGGTAGTGTCTGAGGTTTTTGTAAACCAAGGTCCTACAATGAAACGGTTCCGCCCGCGTGCAATGGGTCGTGCAAGCCGCATCAATAAACGCACCAGTCATATTACTCTGGTGGTATCTGAAAAATAA
- the rpsC gene encoding 30S ribosomal protein S3, with translation MGQKVNPVGLRIGIIRDWESKWYAGKDFGDLLLEDVKIREHLKKRLKDSAVSRVEIERAANRVNVTIHTAKPGMVIGKGGSEVENLRNEITKIAGGKKVHINISEIKNPELDAILVAESIAQQLERRVSFRRALKQAIQRTMRSGAKGIKTQVGGRLGGAEIARSEGYSEGTVPLHTLRADIDYGTAEAHTTYGRLGVKVWIYRGEVLPPAKKQAPQEGGN, from the coding sequence GTGGGCCAAAAGGTAAATCCCGTCGGACTCCGAATCGGTATTATTCGTGATTGGGAATCCAAATGGTATGCAGGCAAAGATTTCGGTGATCTTTTGCTAGAAGACGTTAAGATTCGTGAGCATCTGAAGAAAAGATTGAAAGACTCCGCTGTATCCCGTGTTGAAATCGAGAGAGCAGCTAACCGTGTCAACGTAACGATTCACACTGCGAAACCAGGTATGGTTATCGGTAAGGGTGGTTCCGAAGTTGAAAATCTGCGTAATGAAATCACTAAAATCGCAGGCGGTAAAAAGGTACACATCAATATTTCTGAAATTAAAAATCCTGAACTGGATGCAATTCTTGTTGCTGAAAGCATTGCACAACAATTGGAACGTCGTGTTTCTTTCCGTCGTGCGTTGAAACAAGCAATTCAAAGAACTATGCGTTCCGGTGCAAAAGGAATTAAAACTCAAGTAGGCGGACGTCTTGGCGGTGCCGAAATCGCTCGTTCCGAAGGATACAGCGAAGGAACTGTTCCACTGCATACGCTTCGTGCTGACATCGACTACGGTACAGCAGAGGCTCATACTACTTATGGCCGTCTTGGCGTAAAAGTATGGATCTATCGTGGAGAGGTTCTTCCTCCAGCTAAGAAACAAGCTCCTCAGGAAGGAGGCAACTAA
- the rplP gene encoding 50S ribosomal protein L16, which yields MLVPKRVKHRKQQRGHMKGRAKGGTTLNFGEYGLQATEPAWITNRQIEAARIAMTRYIKRGGKVWIKIFPDKPITQKPLEVRMGSGKGNVEKWVAVVKPGKIMFELAGVPEEIAREAMRLAAHKLPIKTKFVKREELGGEANEG from the coding sequence ATGTTGGTACCTAAACGCGTAAAACATCGTAAACAACAACGTGGTCATATGAAGGGTCGTGCAAAAGGCGGTACTACACTGAATTTCGGTGAGTACGGTTTGCAAGCTACTGAACCAGCATGGATCACTAACCGTCAAATCGAAGCTGCTCGTATTGCGATGACTCGTTACATCAAACGTGGTGGTAAGGTTTGGATTAAAATATTCCCTGACAAACCAATTACTCAAAAGCCTCTTGAGGTTCGTATGGGTAGTGGTAAAGGTAACGTAGAAAAATGGGTTGCAGTAGTGAAACCAGGTAAGATCATGTTTGAACTTGCTGGTGTACCGGAAGAGATTGCTCGTGAAGCAATGCGTCTTGCCGCTCACAAACTGCCAATCAAAACTAAGTTTGTGAAACGTGAAGAATTGGGTGGTGAAGCAAATGAAGGCTAG
- the rpmC gene encoding 50S ribosomal protein L29: protein MKASEFRNLTTAEIEQKISGFKEELFNLRFQLATGQLDNPTRIGAVRKEIARAKTVIRERELGIS, encoded by the coding sequence ATGAAGGCTAGTGAATTCCGCAACCTTACCACTGCTGAAATCGAACAAAAGATCTCTGGTTTTAAAGAAGAACTTTTCAACCTTCGTTTTCAACTCGCTACCGGTCAGCTTGATAACCCGACTCGGATCGGTGCTGTGCGTAAGGAAATTGCTCGTGCTAAAACTGTGATCCGTGAAAGAGAACTTGGGATTAGCTAA
- the rpsQ gene encoding 30S ribosomal protein S17 translates to MSERNARKVLVGKVVSDKMDKTIVIAVETYKKHDLYHKRIKVTKKFKAHDENNTAQIGDTVKIMETRPLSKDKNWRLVEIVEKAVII, encoded by the coding sequence ATGAGCGAACGTAATGCCCGTAAAGTATTAGTCGGTAAAGTAGTCAGCGACAAAATGGATAAAACGATTGTGATTGCTGTAGAAACTTACAAAAAACATGATCTCTATCATAAACGCATTAAAGTGACTAAAAAATTCAAAGCTCATGATGAAAACAACACTGCACAAATCGGTGATACTGTTAAAATCATGGAAACTCGTCCTTTGTCCAAAGACAAAAACTGGAGACTGGTCGAAATCGTTGAAAAAGCTGTTATAATCTAA
- the rplN gene encoding 50S ribosomal protein L14 encodes MIQPFTRLTVADNSGAKELMCIRVLGGTGRRTAQIGDLIVCSVKQATPGGVVKKGDVVRAVVVRTKRSIRRKDGSYIGFDENAAVVVKEDKSPRGTRIFGPVARELRDKDFMKIVSLAPEVI; translated from the coding sequence ATGATTCAACCATTTACACGTTTGACTGTAGCTGACAATTCCGGCGCGAAGGAACTGATGTGTATCCGTGTGCTCGGTGGTACGGGACGTCGTACAGCTCAAATTGGTGACCTGATCGTTTGTTCCGTAAAACAAGCAACACCAGGCGGCGTTGTCAAAAAGGGTGATGTAGTAAGAGCGGTTGTCGTTCGCACTAAACGTTCTATCCGCCGTAAAGACGGTTCCTACATCGGATTTGATGAGAACGCAGCAGTGGTCGTTAAAGAAGACAAGAGCCCACGCGGTACTCGTATTTTCGGACCAGTTGCTCGCGAACTTCGTGACAAGGACTTCATGAAAATCGTTTCCTTGGCTCCGGAAGTGATCTAA
- the rplX gene encoding 50S ribosomal protein L24 — MPKVKKVLESHNNKLHVKKDDTVLVITGKDKGKKGRVIAAYPRQNRVLVEGVNMIKKHQKPNQLNPQGGIIEKEAPIHVSNVMHIDPKSGKVTRVGYKVLDNGKKVRIAKRSGEVID, encoded by the coding sequence ATGCCAAAAGTGAAAAAAGTTCTGGAATCCCATAACAACAAGCTGCACGTCAAAAAAGACGACACTGTTCTGGTGATTACAGGTAAAGATAAAGGTAAAAAAGGTCGCGTTATCGCTGCTTACCCTCGTCAAAACCGTGTGCTTGTGGAAGGTGTTAACATGATTAAAAAACACCAAAAGCCTAATCAGCTGAATCCACAAGGCGGCATCATCGAGAAAGAAGCTCCGATTCACGTTTCCAACGTTATGCACATTGATCCGAAGAGCGGAAAAGTAACTCGTGTGGGTTACAAGGTTTTGGACAACGGAAAAAAAGTGCGCATTGCAAAACGTTCAGGCGAAGTGATCGACTAA